Proteins from one Acidobacteriota bacterium genomic window:
- a CDS encoding 4Fe-4S dicluster domain-containing protein — MRYGFVIDLKRCYGCYSCQVSCKAENLTPPGVFLARCLKGETGKYPTVVRQSLPVLCMQCKDPECKKVCPTKATTVREDGIVTIDKNLCIGCKYCIVACPYGARYFVPKWKSYFPDKELPNPLKREENPFEAYSRKRWIEEHGEGTVAKCDFCIERVEKGLNPACVDACPAKARYFGNLEDPETEVSILIKTERGFQLNPEFGTDPAVYYLPPR; from the coding sequence ATGAGATACGGATTTGTTATTGACCTTAAAAGATGTTATGGCTGTTATAGTTGCCAGGTGTCGTGTAAAGCAGAAAACCTTACGCCACCTGGAGTATTCTTGGCTCGCTGCTTAAAAGGAGAAACAGGCAAATATCCAACAGTTGTAAGGCAATCTCTTCCAGTGCTCTGCATGCAATGCAAAGACCCTGAATGTAAAAAGGTCTGCCCTACAAAAGCCACTACTGTTAGAGAAGATGGAATTGTAACAATCGATAAAAATTTATGTATAGGATGTAAATATTGCATTGTAGCCTGCCCTTATGGAGCAAGGTACTTTGTTCCAAAATGGAAAAGTTATTTTCCAGATAAAGAACTCCCTAATCCTCTAAAACGAGAAGAAAACCCTTTTGAAGCTTATAGCAGAAAAAGATGGATAGAAGAACATGGAGAGGGAACTGTTGCAAAATGCGATTTCTGTATTGAGAGAGTTGAAAAAGGATTAAATCCTGCCTGTGTTGATGCCTGCCCTGCCAAAGCGCGTTATTTTGGTAATTTAGAAGACCCTGAAACTGAGGTATCGATACTTATAAAAACAGAAAGAGGATTTCAATTAAATCCAGAGTTTGGCACAGACCCGGCAGTTTATTATTTACCACCGAGGTGA